A window of Aurantibacillus circumpalustris genomic DNA:
TTATTAAGAAATTCCAATGCGCTTTTCGCACTAGTATGAACGTACACTTTTTTAGCGAATTGATTAGCTTCAAGTGTTTTTTCATTAATAAAATTATCTAGTTCGCTATCATCAATTAGCATAACATTATTATATCTTGTTTTAGGTTCCTTTATTTTCATTTTAAATGTGAATTATATTTCTTTTTAAGTTCAGATACAATGTGGTTCAGAAGCCTGCTTTCATTTATATTTCTTGCTTGAAATAGAATAAAATCGTCTTTTTGTTTTGAGGTTACTTTGCCATTTTGCTTAATATCAGAATTAAATATTTTAATCAGGTCTAGCACATTTGCATAACCTTCCATTTTTTCTGATTTTATTTTGCGATAAATGTTTTTTAATATACTATCAGCTAGGTCGTATTCTTTTACAGTTAGATATATAAACGCCAATGTTAGTTTCACGTCGGTATTAATATGAAAGTAATCTTTAAAGCTATTGAAATTTAATATTTCATTGAGTTTTGCGGCCGCTTCCTTGTAGTTTTTTTTGTAATACGCAACCATTGCAGCGTATATTCCCAAGAGAACAACAGCATGAGTGTCAGAAGAATCAACCAGAATGTTTTTAGTATCCTCCTCTTCAATTTCATCAATCTTATTGAGTTCTTGTAGGAAAGAAAGTTTAGATATTAGAAATTTTGAAGAGAGGCAAACGTTCGTATAAAGAAGCAAGGTGCTTTGGTTTTCATTAATTTTGGAAAATAGAATATTCGCCTGATTTTGTTGCCCTGATTTTACGCAATGCTCAAATTTCAAATAATCAAGGGCAAGAATCCATTTTTTGTATGTAGACGAATCAGGTAAGTCATTGAGTATTTTCTCAGTGTTGGTGAGTGTTTCCTGAATAAGCAATGCGTCCGAAGTAGTTGTGTTAAATAAAATTGTAAGTTGTAGTTGAATAAAATTTCTAATAATTTCGATTTGTCGCGAAGGATTCAAAGCAAAGTGATCTTCGATCTCCTTATTTAGAAATAAGAGCGTTTCCATGAGTTTAGGCGATCTCGAAAAATTATATTGCGCCAAAACACGATTAAAATTCCCAAGAATTTCTTCACATTTTTCCAACGAAATATTAAAAGCAGTGTGTTTGTTATAGAGTTGAGAATAGTGAAAATATCGATCAGAATATAGATTGATTTTCTTAAGTGCACTATATACAACAAGTAACTCATTATGCATATCAAAGACGAGAAGATCCTTTTCGAGTTTTTGTAGAAAGGTATTTGCAACTTCTCTAGAGGTACTGAAACAAATCTCGGGGATTTGGTGTAATTGTTTAAGTAAATCTTCTTTGTTCGAATAAATATCACCCGAAAGGTGTTCCTGAATTTTATCATTCAGCCTAGATTTCAATACATAAAGAGAGTTCGTAGTGATCTTTAATGTTTTGGAGATTTCAGAATCTTTTATTGCAGAAGAACGATACGATTGTAATAAGAATAAAAAATTATCCGATTTGTTTTTTATAAGTGTGTCCTCAACGGTTTGGTAAACAGTATCGCTTAAGTCTATTATTATTTTTTTAAGCTTAATCATAAGTTCCTATCTTTGGGGTTAAGTTCGGTGAGGCACTATTCTGACCACAAATATATATGTTAAATTGTGATGGGTTAAGTAGTACGACGAGTCGAGTCTGAGCTTCGACAAATTGGTTTAATCTGTCGATAAATATTTAATTTTGTTAACTCAAAAAGTTGTAGTCCTCATTACCTTTTTTATAAATCTGAATCTTGACCATAAAACTTCTCGCCTTTTAAAAGTTTATTTATGGCCTTTGCCAAACGATCAATTTTAGTTTCTTCTTTTTTTGCGGAATAAATATGTTTTACATAATTATTTTGCTCGGCTTCGGAAAGCGTATTAAAAAACTTTAAAGCTTTTGGTTCATCCTGCAAACACAAAAGCATTTCTTCTGGAATTTCTAAAGGTTCATTATCTGGGTATAGGATAACGTGTACAGAATCTCCTTCTTTCTTTTTTATTTTTTTTCTGATCTCAGCTTTAATGGGTAAAAACAAATTACCATTACCCATTGGCATTAAATGGTATTTTTTAATTTCGTAACCATCAATTGTACCTTTTACTTTTACCCAACCAAAATGAGCTTTTTTATCTTGTAAAATCTCGGGTATCTTCGCGTATGTCCAACCTCCCTTGCCGGGAAATTTCTCTAAAGTGTATTTTTTATTAACTAATGGTTTTTCCATTGTGTAGTTTAATCACCAGCAAGAACTAGGTTATTTCTCTTGATTTAACGTTTGTTCTATTGTGGGACAAAGATATTTTATTTCTTCTGATTTCCAGTATTAGGATCGTTTTTGGACCTGATATCTTTACAATTAGCCGAATAAAAGTGTTTTTTTATTTTGTAAACTTATTGGTATTGTTTAGTTATTCTTACAACCTTAAGCTTATCTTTAGGATATTTACAAAATGAATTTCTATTCTCATTTTTTAATCGGTAATTTTTATGTTTCCAACGTTAAATACAGTCAAGTTACTTAGAATTCCTTTTTCCTTTTTTTTGATGCCAGTATTTATCTTAACATTAAGTCAGGTTAAGAATGTTAATACAAGCGGTACTCTCCTGGTTTTTTTTATTATTCATTTTTTGGTTTATCCGGCAAGTAATGGTTACAATAGCTATATCGATCGCGATGAAAGTCCAATTGGTGGATTAGAAAAACCGCCTGTTCCAACCAAACAACTTTTTTATCTTACTTTGATTTTAGATCTCTCGGCTATTTTTCTGGCATTCGTTTTTATTAAACCATTATTTTCTGTCTGTATTTTAATTTATATTTTGGCTTCGCGGGCTTATAGTTCACGGCAAGTACGATTAAAAAAGTATCCTTATATCGGATTTTTTACAGTGGTTGTTTTTCAAGGCGCTTTTACTTTTGTGATGTGCAGTGTTGGTTTATCTGGACAATCATTTGTTTTAAATTATCCGACAATGCTTATACTTTTAGCAACATCTTTTCAAATTGCTGGAGCATACCCATTAACGCAAATCTATCAGCACAAAGAAGATTATTCTCAAGGGGTTATAACATTGAGTTACAAGCTTGGTTATAGAGGAACATTTGTTTTCACAATGCTCATGTTTATTTTGTGTAACGTATTTTACTTTTTATTCTTTAAAGAACTTAATCAAACAAAACATTTTATTCTACTTCAAGTTTTCTTTTTCCCAATAGTTATTTATTTTATGTCTTGGTTTTTAAAAGTGATTAAAAATAAAAATGAGGCAAATTTTAAAAACACTATGAGAATGAACACGATTGCCGCTTGCTGTATGAATGCCTGTTTTTTAGTTTTGTTTTACCTTAATAATTAATTTGTGAGTTATCTAGTTGCCATTGGAACTGCTGTACCCGAATACCTTCATAAAAAGGAGGCGATTATGCGTTTTTTTCAAAACTCCACAAAGGATGAAAAGACTAAAAGAAAAATTAAAATTGTTTCGGAGAAATCGGGTATTGAAACACGGTATTCCGTTATCCCTGATTTCAGTTTAGAACCAAAAAAATTCAATTTTTTTGAGAAGACTGCTTTATTAGAGCCTGAGCCTGGGTTATCAAAGCGTATGGCAATATTTAAAAAGGAAGCTTTAAAATTATCTTTAAAAGCAGTTCATGCGATTCCTGATTTTAAAAATGTACAAAAGAATATTACACATATAATTACAGTCACCTGCACTGGTTTGTTTGCGCCTGGATTGGATGTTGAATTGATTAAGGAACTAAATCTGTCTCCGTCAACGGTTAGAAGTAGTGTGAATTTTATGGGCTGCAACGCGGCTATTATGGCCATGCACAGCGCGCATACAATTTGTGAAAGTAATAGAAACGCAAATGTGCTAGTTGTTTGCACAGAATTATGCACAATTCATTTTAGAAAAATTTATAACGATGATTATGTGCTCTCAACTTCGTTATTTGGTGATGGAAGCGCTGCAGTGATTTTAAGCGCTCAAAAACCTAAAGAACCTTTTTTTGAAGGAATTAAGATTGATGGTTTTCATTCTCAAATCATTCACAAAGGTGCTAGCGAAATGGCCTGGCAGTTATCGGAAAAGGGATTTATTATGAATTTAAGTTCTTATGTTTCTGAGCTTATCAGTGGGAGTTTAAAGCCACTTCTGAAATCAGTAAATATTGATCCAAAAAAAATTAGTCTTTGGGCTGTTCATCCAGGTGGTAAAAAAATATTAGATGACTTTGCAAAAGTTTTGAAATTAAACGACAGCGAGCTTGCTGATTCTTATGAAACATTAAAGAATTATGGAAACATGTCATCCGTAACTGTTCTTTTTGTATTAAAGCGTGTGTTAGAAAATAATAGAATGGCAAAAAAAGGAACTAAGTTGTTTTCTGCAGCTTTTGGTCCAGGTTTAAGTATTGAAGCAATGTTATTAAAGTATGTTTAAAAAGAGAAGTGATAAAAAAGAACTGTTGGATGCGGACAATATTCCCGAAAATGATTTGTTTCAGAATCTCAAAGAGTTAGATACCATTAATTCCTTACTCGGCGGTTATAAAATCACTTTTTCAGCTTTAAAAAAAAATCTTTCAAAAAACAAGCAGTATACAATTGTCGATATAGGCAGCGGCGGAGGCGACACACTTAAACACATCTACAAATGGAGCTCCGAAAATAATTATCAAGTTAAATTGTTTGGCGTAGATTTAAAACAGACTTGCATTGATTATTCAATTAAAAATAAGCCTAACAATCAAATCAATTTTATTTGTGACGATTATAGAAATGTTTATAAACACACAAATCAAGTAGACATTATTCACGCCTCTTTGTTTTGTCATCATCTTTCAAATGATCAAATTATTGAATTAATAAAATTCGCAAACGCTAACAAATCTGTATTAGTAATTAATGATTTGGAAAGAAATCCATTGGCTTATTATTCTATTAAATTTCTGACTAAACTATTTTCGAAATCTCATCTTGTAAAGAACGATGCACCTTTGTCTGTGTTAAGAGGGTTTAAAAAGAACGAGTGGAAAGAAATTCTTTTAAGTTCAGGAGCTAAGAATTGCAGTGTAAAAAACAAATGGGCATTTCGCCACGAAGTGATTATTTATCCAGATGGAAAATGAGCAGACATATGATTGTGCCATCATTGGCGGTGGATTAGCAGGACTTTGTTTATCGATTCAGCTTGTAAAACAGGGACATACTGTTGTTCTATTTGAAAAAAACACATACCCCTTTCATAAAGTTTGTGGAGAATACATTTCCAAGGAAAGTTGGGCATTTTTAATTGAACTTGGATTGCCTTTGGCAGACATGCAACTTCCTGAAATAAATCGTTTAGGGATTTCTTCAACAAAAGAATTTATGCTAGAAGCATCTTTAGTATTGGGGGGATTTGGAATTAGCCGGTACACCCTCGATCATCGACTTTCACTTTTGGCAAAGGAAAATGGCGTGATTCTAAAGGAAAACTGCAAAGTAACGAATTGCGAAGAGCTGAATGACTCCACTACCATAACTACGAGCAACGGATTATTTTATTCGAAAATAGTTTGTGGAAGTTATGGGAAACATGCACCGGTATTTATTAATAAGAGTACAAAAAACTACTCACCAAATTACATCGCTGTAAAATACCACATAAAAACTTCTTTTCCAGATGATCGAATCGAACTACATAATTTTAAAGATGGGTATTGTGGAATTTCTAAAGTGGAGGATGGAAAATACTGTTTGTGCTATTTAACTACAACTAAGAACTTAAACGATTATGATAAGGACATAAAAAAAATGGAGGAAGAGATTCTCTATAAAAATCCGTTTCTGAAAAAGTATTTCTTAGAGTCAAAGTTCTTGTTTGATAAGCCTTTAACAATTAGTCAAATAACTTTCGAAAAAAAACAAAGCTATTCAAATGGCGTTTTTTTATTAGGCGATGCTGCCGGGGCTATAGCTCCCTTGTGTGGAAATGGTATGAGTATGGCAATGCGGACTTCTAAAATTTTGGCATCTTTGCTGCATAAGTACTTTAAGTTAGAAATTTCTAAATCAGAACTTATTAGTGCTTATTCTCATGAATGGGATAAGAATTTTTCCACGCGAATAAAAGCTGGCTATTATTTGCAACAACTTTTCGGGAAAAATAAAATCACACATTTAAGTCTTATCTTGTTGAACAAAATGCCAGGCTTAATGAAAAAAATTATTTCCCTAACACATGGCAAACCATTTTAGAAACTATGGAAGCTAAATTTGTACCTTATACAAAAGAAATATTTTCAAAAGAAAAAACTTTAGAACGCAGTAAAGAGCATTCTGCTTATATGGATCTTCGACGGACTGTTCGCGATTTTTCGACAGAATCGATTTCGGAGGAAGTTCTTGAGAATATAGTAATGGCAGCCTCCACATCGCCTTCGGGAGCCCACAAACAACCTTGGACATTTTGTGTAGTAACCAATCCCGAGATAAAATCAAAAATAAGAATAGAAGCAGAGAAAGAAGAGTATGAAAGTTACAATGGAAGAATGCCGGAAGAATGGCTGGAAGATTTAAGTTATTTGGGTACAGATTGGCATAAGCCTTTTTTAGAGGATGCACCAGCATTAATAATTGTGTTTAAACGCTCTTACGAAATAGTAAATGGTAAGAAACGAAATAATTATTATGTAAGCGAGTCTGTTGGCATTGCTTGTGATTTTTTATTGGAAGCTATTCATTATTGTGGTTTAGCAGCATTAACACATACGCCAAGTCCGATGAATTTTTTATCGAAAATTCTTAACAGGCCAGAAAATGAAAAGCCTTATCTATTAATCCCTATCGGTTATCTAGCAAAGGATACGAAAGTGCCAGATTTAAAACGAAAAGAAAGTTCTGAGGTAATTTCTTTTTACCGATAAATTTAATTTAATTGCCAGGTTGTTGTGAATTTTTGTTCATTGCTTCACGGCAATTTGCAAGATTGGCGGTGGCTCTATCGTAACCTGGTTTTTGTTTGAGGCTGGCAATAAAATATCCGCTTGCTTCTTCGTATTTTTTCATAACCAATAAAACATAACCTTTGTTGTTGAGTAAAATATAATTGTTTGGTTGATAACCTAGCCCTTCATTTATAGCTTTAAGAGTTTTAGCATAATCATTTAGAGCAAAATAAGATTCGGCTAAATAGATATAGCCATTAATGTTGTCCTTTTTTAATTCTAGCCCCTTATTGTAAAATTTTATCGCTTCAGAATAGTTACCCTCATTATAAAGGAAAACGCCCTTACTATATAGTAGATTAAAATCAGTCGGAATAAGTTCTATGGCTTTGTTTAGAGCTATTTTCGCATTGTTCAGATCATTTAAAGAGGCATAAGAATTTATTAAGTTTATATGTGCCATGGTATAATTAGGCTTTAATGCAATTGCTTTGCTAAATAAATCTATCGCCTCCTTGAACCTGTTTTGACTATAAAGGATAAAACCTTTATTATTTAAAGCGAGTCTATCATTTGGAAACTTGTTAAGTAAATCTGTTGCAACTGTGTCGTCGTTTTTCCAAATCTTGCACCTTGAAAATGTAAGTATAGAAAGCGTAATGACTAGTCCAGCAACTATTAATGCTGCAAAGGGTTTATTATGGGCGAAACCTTTTTTACTTACAAAAGAGTCGAATACCATGGCCAGTATATAGAAGATGCCTAAGTACGAAATATATGAATAGCGATCTGCCATAATGGCTTCACCAATAGAAACGAATTGTAATACAGGAAGTAAGTTTAGCAAGAAGAACAAAAATCCAAAAACATATAAGCGTGAATGTTTTAATGTTTTGTATAAACCAAAAAACAGAAGCAAAACTAGGAAAGGAGCAAAATAAAAGGAGGAAGGTAAAGTTCCTTCAGCAATGGCAGGGTAGGGGTAGAAGATGGATAAATTTATAGGAAGAAATAGTTTAAAGAGATAAGTGAGAAGCGAATGCGATCCAAAAAAGAAACGTTGTGAGAGCGAATAAGTGTCGTGTAGAAGCCCGTCTGCTTCTTGTGCCACCAAGGCTATCATCCCAAAAATGATTGAGATAATAAGGAAAGGTATTTTTTCAATCCAAAGCCATTTATCGAATTTACGCTGCGTGTAAAAATCGAGTAAAAGCAATACAAAAGGAAAAGTTATGGCTGCTGGTTTTGAGAGCACTGATAAAATAAAAAGAAAACAAATTGTTGTGAGAATCACCGATGGATTTTGAGTGAAGGTTTTTTTATTTGATTTTTGAAGCGATGTGTTTTTTAATGTCAGGTACTGGTAATAGAGTAGTAACCCCAAAAGAAAAAAGAAACTGTATAGTAGATCTTTTAGCTCAGAAACCCAAGCGACAGATTCTACGTGCATGGGATGAATTGCAAATAGAAAAGATACAAGTGTCGCAACAAATAATTTTTTTTTACTTAGTAGGTAAGCAAAGTAAAAAACTAAAAGAGAGTTGGCGATATGAATTAAAATATTTAATCCGTGAAAAAAATGAGGATCCAAACCAGCAAACTTATATTCTATTGTGTAGACAACCATTGTGAGCGGGATATAATTCCCGATAAAATAATTTGGATCAAAAAAATAAGCAACTGCTTCTGTTAAAGGTTTGCTCAGATTACCGTTATCAAACACGTAAGCATTATCATCCCAATTAATAAAGTTGTTTTTGATAGCGGGAGAATAAGAAAAATAAGTGATTAAGGCGATTGCACCTATAACTAAGAAAATATTTGTTTGGCTAAAAGGGACTTTAGACGACTTAACTGACTTAACGTTCATTATGAATTTTTATGGTTAGGCGTAAAACAGTTATATAAGTAATCAATTTAATTTCTTTGGTTTTTTCTTGCTGGCTTTGGCAATAGTGTTAAATTCGAGACATAAATTTATCCAGTAATTAAAAGATTGTTTTGTTTTCATGCCCTCCTCGCTCACGTATACATAACCCTTCATGGGTCTTTTGGTAAAATCCATGGGCCTACAACCTACCCTTTCAAAAGCAACATCTTCCATTTTAGGATCGATGCGACACATCATTTCATCTTTTATCACTCCAACACACATTTTACCATTTACCATAAAACAGACACCTCCAAACATGTACTTTTCTTCTACACTCTTCAAATGCACAAGAGCCTCACGAATTTTGTCAGTGATTTTTTCGGAATAAGCCATGAGTAAATGTAATGTTTTTAGGGCTTTATTAAAAAAAGCAAAAAAAACGTTTAAAGTGACCAACTAGTCATAATAAGATGTATATTTGTGACCGTATAGTCATAATTATGTCAAATAGCACCTTTAATAATTTAAGTCCTGATAAAAGAGATCGTTTTATAAATGCTGCTCTTGAAGAGTTTGCCGTGAATGATTTTAACTCTGCAAGCATCACGCAAATAGTAAAAGTGTTGGGCATTGCAAAAGGGAGTGTTTATCAATATTTCGAAAATAAATTAGAACTCTGGTTGTTTCTAAAAAAGCATTGTGAAACCACTAAGCTTGGTTATATAAAAGAAATAAAACGGACAGATTACCCGGATTTTTGGAAATACTACAGGGCCGTGTATGCTAACGGAATTAATTTTGATTTGGAGGCTCCCTTATGCAGTTTGTTTTTGTACCGGGTGGGTTTTAAGGAAACGAGTAACGAGTTATTGCCTTATTTAAATAGTTGGAAGAAACAGGCGAATGATATGTTCATTCAATTGATTGAGGCGGAAAAAAAATCCGGTTCTTTTAATAAAAAAAATTCAACGAACATTATGGCGCACTTCATGGTTACGATGAGTATGAGTGTTGCAGAATTACTTCAAAATAATTATAAGGTAGATTTTGAAAAAAATATTAAAAAGGGAAAACCACTTTTTGGAGGCAACGCTAAAGAATTAATGAAGGCCGTGGACGAGTTGATTAAATTATTAGAAAAAGCATTAAAATAGAAAACATGATAGAGGTTAGAGATCTTATATACACATATGCGGGAGCAGAACAACCTGCTATTAAAAAGGTAAGTTTTGATATTCCTAAAGGCGAGGTATTTGGCTTTTTAGGTCCGAGTGGTGCAGGTAAGAGCACGGTTCAAAAAATACTTTTTAAACTGCTTTCAAACTATGTAGGTCGGTGTTTGATTGATGGTAAAGAAGTGAAGGATTGGGATAAAAGTCTGTATGAAAAAATAGGAGTGGGTTTTGAATTGCCGAATCATTATTTAAAACTATCTGCTTTAGAAAACCTTAATTTTTTTAGAGGATTTTATAGTTCGTCCACCGATCCAATGGAATTGCTTGAGATGGTAGGACTTGAGCAGGACGCTAATAAAAAGGTGGGCGATTTTTCAAAGGGAATGAAAATGCGTTTGAATTTTATTCGTTCGTTTATACACAATCCTGATATTTTATTTTTAGATGAACCTACTTCGGGTTTAGATCCTGTGAATGCAAGAATTATTAAGGATATTGTTTTGAAACTCAAAAAAGAAGGCAAAACGATTTTCATAACAACACATCAAATGCACGATGCCGATGAATTGTGTGATCGCGTTGCGTTTTTGGTAGACGGTAAAATTTTAGCCATCGATGAACCTAAGACTTTGAAACTGAAACATAGCAACAGAAAGGTCGAAGTGTCTTTGAAAAATAGAGCTGATAAATTGGAGTTTTCACTAGACAACTTGGGAAACAATGCAGAGTTTATAAACGCCATAAAACTAAACATAATTGACACGATTCATTCGAAAGAGGCTAGTCTGGACGATATTTTTATTAAAGTAACCGGAAAAAGTTTAACATGAAACAGTTTATTCATTTACTGAAACTCGATTTTATTTTATTGCAACGCTACAAAGTAATTGGAATTTCAATCGCCCTAACGGCTGTTTACATTGCAATTTTTAAAGGAATTGCTCAGTTTGGAAATACGGATAAAATATTG
This region includes:
- a CDS encoding YdeI/OmpD-associated family protein → MEKPLVNKKYTLEKFPGKGGWTYAKIPEILQDKKAHFGWVKVKGTIDGYEIKKYHLMPMGNGNLFLPIKAEIRKKIKKKEGDSVHVILYPDNEPLEIPEEMLLCLQDEPKALKFFNTLSEAEQNNYVKHIYSAKKEETKIDRLAKAINKLLKGEKFYGQDSDL
- a CDS encoding UbiA family prenyltransferase, translated to MPVFILTLSQVKNVNTSGTLLVFFIIHFLVYPASNGYNSYIDRDESPIGGLEKPPVPTKQLFYLTLILDLSAIFLAFVFIKPLFSVCILIYILASRAYSSRQVRLKKYPYIGFFTVVVFQGAFTFVMCSVGLSGQSFVLNYPTMLILLATSFQIAGAYPLTQIYQHKEDYSQGVITLSYKLGYRGTFVFTMLMFILCNVFYFLFFKELNQTKHFILLQVFFFPIVIYFMSWFLKVIKNKNEANFKNTMRMNTIAACCMNACFLVLFYLNN
- a CDS encoding type III polyketide synthase, giving the protein MSYLVAIGTAVPEYLHKKEAIMRFFQNSTKDEKTKRKIKIVSEKSGIETRYSVIPDFSLEPKKFNFFEKTALLEPEPGLSKRMAIFKKEALKLSLKAVHAIPDFKNVQKNITHIITVTCTGLFAPGLDVELIKELNLSPSTVRSSVNFMGCNAAIMAMHSAHTICESNRNANVLVVCTELCTIHFRKIYNDDYVLSTSLFGDGSAAVILSAQKPKEPFFEGIKIDGFHSQIIHKGASEMAWQLSEKGFIMNLSSYVSELISGSLKPLLKSVNIDPKKISLWAVHPGGKKILDDFAKVLKLNDSELADSYETLKNYGNMSSVTVLFVLKRVLENNRMAKKGTKLFSAAFGPGLSIEAMLLKYV
- a CDS encoding methyltransferase domain-containing protein, which codes for MFKKRSDKKELLDADNIPENDLFQNLKELDTINSLLGGYKITFSALKKNLSKNKQYTIVDIGSGGGDTLKHIYKWSSENNYQVKLFGVDLKQTCIDYSIKNKPNNQINFICDDYRNVYKHTNQVDIIHASLFCHHLSNDQIIELIKFANANKSVLVINDLERNPLAYYSIKFLTKLFSKSHLVKNDAPLSVLRGFKKNEWKEILLSSGAKNCSVKNKWAFRHEVIIYPDGK
- a CDS encoding NAD(P)/FAD-dependent oxidoreductase, producing the protein MENEQTYDCAIIGGGLAGLCLSIQLVKQGHTVVLFEKNTYPFHKVCGEYISKESWAFLIELGLPLADMQLPEINRLGISSTKEFMLEASLVLGGFGISRYTLDHRLSLLAKENGVILKENCKVTNCEELNDSTTITTSNGLFYSKIVCGSYGKHAPVFINKSTKNYSPNYIAVKYHIKTSFPDDRIELHNFKDGYCGISKVEDGKYCLCYLTTTKNLNDYDKDIKKMEEEILYKNPFLKKYFLESKFLFDKPLTISQITFEKKQSYSNGVFLLGDAAGAIAPLCGNGMSMAMRTSKILASLLHKYFKLEISKSELISAYSHEWDKNFSTRIKAGYYLQQLFGKNKITHLSLILLNKMPGLMKKIISLTHGKPF
- a CDS encoding nitroreductase family protein, coding for MEAKFVPYTKEIFSKEKTLERSKEHSAYMDLRRTVRDFSTESISEEVLENIVMAASTSPSGAHKQPWTFCVVTNPEIKSKIRIEAEKEEYESYNGRMPEEWLEDLSYLGTDWHKPFLEDAPALIIVFKRSYEIVNGKKRNNYYVSESVGIACDFLLEAIHYCGLAALTHTPSPMNFLSKILNRPENEKPYLLIPIGYLAKDTKVPDLKRKESSEVISFYR
- a CDS encoding tetratricopeptide repeat protein; its protein translation is MNVKSVKSSKVPFSQTNIFLVIGAIALITYFSYSPAIKNNFINWDDNAYVFDNGNLSKPLTEAVAYFFDPNYFIGNYIPLTMVVYTIEYKFAGLDPHFFHGLNILIHIANSLLVFYFAYLLSKKKLFVATLVSFLFAIHPMHVESVAWVSELKDLLYSFFFLLGLLLYYQYLTLKNTSLQKSNKKTFTQNPSVILTTICFLFILSVLSKPAAITFPFVLLLLDFYTQRKFDKWLWIEKIPFLIISIIFGMIALVAQEADGLLHDTYSLSQRFFFGSHSLLTYLFKLFLPINLSIFYPYPAIAEGTLPSSFYFAPFLVLLLFFGLYKTLKHSRLYVFGFLFFLLNLLPVLQFVSIGEAIMADRYSYISYLGIFYILAMVFDSFVSKKGFAHNKPFAALIVAGLVITLSILTFSRCKIWKNDDTVATDLLNKFPNDRLALNNKGFILYSQNRFKEAIDLFSKAIALKPNYTMAHINLINSYASLNDLNNAKIALNKAIELIPTDFNLLYSKGVFLYNEGNYSEAIKFYNKGLELKKDNINGYIYLAESYFALNDYAKTLKAINEGLGYQPNNYILLNNKGYVLLVMKKYEEASGYFIASLKQKPGYDRATANLANCREAMNKNSQQPGN
- a CDS encoding TfoX/Sxy family protein; the protein is MAYSEKITDKIREALVHLKSVEEKYMFGGVCFMVNGKMCVGVIKDEMMCRIDPKMEDVAFERVGCRPMDFTKRPMKGYVYVSEEGMKTKQSFNYWINLCLEFNTIAKASKKKPKKLN
- a CDS encoding TetR/AcrR family transcriptional regulator, whose translation is MSNSTFNNLSPDKRDRFINAALEEFAVNDFNSASITQIVKVLGIAKGSVYQYFENKLELWLFLKKHCETTKLGYIKEIKRTDYPDFWKYYRAVYANGINFDLEAPLCSLFLYRVGFKETSNELLPYLNSWKKQANDMFIQLIEAEKKSGSFNKKNSTNIMAHFMVTMSMSVAELLQNNYKVDFEKNIKKGKPLFGGNAKELMKAVDELIKLLEKALK
- a CDS encoding ABC transporter ATP-binding protein, producing MIEVRDLIYTYAGAEQPAIKKVSFDIPKGEVFGFLGPSGAGKSTVQKILFKLLSNYVGRCLIDGKEVKDWDKSLYEKIGVGFELPNHYLKLSALENLNFFRGFYSSSTDPMELLEMVGLEQDANKKVGDFSKGMKMRLNFIRSFIHNPDILFLDEPTSGLDPVNARIIKDIVLKLKKEGKTIFITTHQMHDADELCDRVAFLVDGKILAIDEPKTLKLKHSNRKVEVSLKNRADKLEFSLDNLGNNAEFINAIKLNIIDTIHSKEASLDDIFIKVTGKSLT